The DNA sequence GGCTGCCGACTGGGACAGGAAGATGTCCACCGCTCGCAAGAACCTGGACTGGGAGGAGCAAATCAGGCTTTCCCTCGACCCCGGGAAGGCACGACGTTTACACAGCCGCTTTGCCACTGAAGGAGACACGTGCAGCATGTGCGGCCCCTACTGCGCTATGGCCCTGGTGGAGAAATATCTGGGCACCCCGGTAGTGAAATGCGCTTTCTGAAGCCATATCTATGAATTCTGGTATGGGTGTCATTCCTGCGAAAATAATGGCCCGCTTCCATCCCCGGTGATTGCCTTATGGGCACAGGTGGAAATTCAGAGATGTAGCGCAGGTCTTTAGACCTGCCCCGGGCAGACCTGAAGGTCTGCGCTACTACTAACGGGAGGGGGGATAAGTGGTGCAGTCAAATGAACGCTGAGATCATCTCCATCGGCACTGAGATCCTCCTGGGAGAAATCACCGACACCAATGCGGGCTACCTGGCAGCCCAATTGCCTCTGCTCGGAGTGGATTTGCGCTGGATCACCGTGGTTGATGACAACCTGGAGAGACTGACTGAAGCCTTCGAGAGAGCCTGGGGGCGCTCTGACCTCATTCTCACCACGGGAGGTCTGGGGCCGACACAGGACGACCTCACCCGCGAGGCCATAGCCCGGATGCTGGGTGAAGAGCTCAAGGTCTCTGATGCACTGGGGCAGGAACTGCGAGCCATCTTCACCGCTATGGGAAGGGATATGCCGCCGAGCAACATCAAGCAGGCCACGCTTATTCCCTCTGCTCAAGGCATCCTCAACCCCAGAGGCACTGCCCCCGGGTGGTGGGTAGAAAGAAACCGGAAGATAATAGTGGCCATGCCTGGCCCGCCGCACGAGATGCAGCGTATGTGGGAGAAGGAAGTCATGCCCAGGCTTCACGAGAGGCTGCAGAAAGATGTAGTGCTCCTTCGCACCATCAAGTCCTTTGGCCTGTCCGAAGCGGAGGTGGATCAAAGGGCCAGCCCTCTTTTCTCATCGGTCAATCCCACCCTGGGCATCTACGCCAAGCCGGATGGCATTCATCTGAGGTTGATCGCCAGGGCCTTCAGGCGTGAAGAGGCCGAGAAAATGATTGCTCAGGCCGAGGGCCAACTCCGTGATGCCCTGGCCGATCACATCTGGGGCTTCGATGATGAAACTCTGGAAGGAGTGGTAGGGCAACTCCTCAGCCGACAGGGACTGATATTGGCTACTATGGAATCCTGCACCGGGGGTCTTCTGGCCAGCACCCTGACTGACGTCCCGGGAAGCTCCGCCTATTATAAGGGGGGCTTCGTGGCCTACTCCAATGAAATGAAGATCGCTCTGGGTGTCGATGGCCGGCTTATCGAAAAGCACGGAGCAGTGAGCCGCCAGGTAGCTGAGGCCATGGCGGAGGCAGCTCGGCAACAACTGAAGGCAGATATCGGCATTGGCATTACTGGTGTGGCCGGCCCGGACAAACTCGAGGAAAAACCACCGGGCCTGGTTTACGTCGCCACATCAGACAAAGCTGGGAGAAAATCGGCCGAAGGCAGATACCCACCCCGCCGGATAGACGTCAAACGCCGTGCCACCACTCATGCGCTGTTTCTGCTCAGGCAAAGGTTGCTCAAGCCAAATCCGAAATCCTAATATCTAAATCCCAAACAATATCAAAATTCAAAAGAGCCAAATCCGAGACTGCCACCCCACCACCGCCTCCATCTCTCTGAATTTCCCATTTCGGTATTTGAACTTGTTTAGAATCTAGAGCTCGAGACTTTGGGATTTGAAGGAAATCTATCGAAGATACGATTCTCATTCTCCTTGACCACCCGCTGATAGTGATGATATACTTAC is a window from the Chloroflexota bacterium genome containing:
- a CDS encoding competence/damage-inducible protein A, producing the protein MNAEIISIGTEILLGEITDTNAGYLAAQLPLLGVDLRWITVVDDNLERLTEAFERAWGRSDLILTTGGLGPTQDDLTREAIARMLGEELKVSDALGQELRAIFTAMGRDMPPSNIKQATLIPSAQGILNPRGTAPGWWVERNRKIIVAMPGPPHEMQRMWEKEVMPRLHERLQKDVVLLRTIKSFGLSEAEVDQRASPLFSSVNPTLGIYAKPDGIHLRLIARAFRREEAEKMIAQAEGQLRDALADHIWGFDDETLEGVVGQLLSRQGLILATMESCTGGLLASTLTDVPGSSAYYKGGFVAYSNEMKIALGVDGRLIEKHGAVSRQVAEAMAEAARQQLKADIGIGITGVAGPDKLEEKPPGLVYVATSDKAGRKSAEGRYPPRRIDVKRRATTHALFLLRQRLLKPNPKS